One window of Bacteroides sp. AN502(2024) genomic DNA carries:
- a CDS encoding IPT/TIG domain-containing protein — MKCKTMKRGSIGLQYMMLAFIFAVCFSCCKDSKDETSVPYDPSQPIEVTDFTPKSGGGKKKMIIYGRNFGTDCSIVSVKVGGKDAIVISAKGTSIYCSTPESCFEGTIEVKVGEQTVVLPEKYQYEPQMVVTDLCGDVDELGKADIVETGPFDNCGKIDYPFWFSFDPQHPNILYLSQNNGLLRVLDLEQKMIYTKKLDNINRATTITWTNDGDMILAAPQNGGAKNRNNIILKRENSTDGQDFRESSWVALARGNACNGSMVLPQTGELYFNHRATGNVYRYNFEKNGYNNNPEVPGGSGLNEFLAFSVPNQTVDFSMVPHPTGKYVYIIMHESHYILRSNYDEETKKLVTPYIVCGQSGQADYKDLVGINARINKPGQGVFVLNEEYKAANKDDWYDFYFADKENHCIRILTPDGVVSTFAGRGSASASSYKWGKQNGEVRERARFNQPVALAYDEETKTFYVGDSGNYKIRKIAKEQAPDDLGGEESNDNQHQENQ; from the coding sequence ATGAAATGTAAAACTATGAAACGTGGGAGCATAGGGCTACAGTACATGATGTTGGCATTTATCTTTGCAGTTTGTTTTAGCTGCTGCAAAGATAGTAAAGACGAGACATCAGTGCCTTATGATCCGAGCCAACCGATAGAGGTGACGGATTTCACACCTAAATCGGGAGGTGGAAAAAAGAAGATGATTATTTATGGAAGAAACTTCGGGACAGATTGTTCCATTGTTTCTGTTAAGGTCGGTGGAAAGGATGCGATTGTTATCAGCGCCAAAGGTACCAGCATTTATTGTTCTACGCCGGAAAGTTGTTTCGAAGGGACTATAGAGGTGAAGGTCGGTGAACAAACTGTAGTATTGCCTGAAAAATATCAGTATGAACCGCAGATGGTGGTAACGGACTTGTGTGGTGACGTGGACGAATTGGGTAAGGCCGATATTGTAGAGACTGGACCGTTTGACAATTGCGGAAAGATTGATTATCCTTTTTGGTTCTCTTTCGATCCTCAACATCCTAATATCCTTTATTTGTCTCAGAATAATGGGCTTTTGAGAGTGTTGGATCTAGAACAAAAAATGATCTATACCAAGAAACTGGATAATATTAATCGTGCAACTACTATTACATGGACTAATGATGGTGATATGATATTGGCTGCCCCCCAAAATGGTGGCGCTAAGAATAGAAACAATATTATTTTAAAGCGCGAGAATAGTACAGACGGACAAGATTTCAGAGAATCCAGTTGGGTAGCTTTGGCACGTGGTAATGCTTGCAATGGGTCTATGGTGCTTCCACAAACGGGAGAACTTTATTTCAATCATCGTGCAACAGGCAATGTGTACAGATATAATTTTGAAAAAAACGGCTATAATAACAATCCGGAGGTTCCTGGTGGATCAGGGTTGAATGAATTCTTGGCATTTAGTGTACCTAATCAAACGGTTGACTTTAGCATGGTTCCTCATCCAACAGGTAAATATGTTTATATCATCATGCATGAATCGCATTATATACTTCGTTCCAATTATGATGAAGAAACTAAAAAGTTGGTAACTCCGTATATTGTATGTGGACAATCCGGTCAGGCTGATTATAAGGATCTTGTAGGTATCAATGCACGTATCAATAAGCCTGGTCAAGGTGTCTTTGTGCTCAATGAAGAGTATAAGGCAGCTAATAAAGATGATTGGTATGACTTTTATTTTGCAGATAAAGAAAATCATTGTATTCGAATATTGACTCCGGATGGGGTAGTTTCTACGTTTGCCGGGCGCGGTTCTGCTTCCGCAAGTAGCTATAAATGGGGTAAGCAAAATGGAGAAGTACGTGAGAGGGCACGTTTTAATCAACCGGTGGCTTTGGCTTACGATGAGGAAACAAAGACTTTCTATGTAGGTGATTCGGGGAATTATAAGATTCGGAAGATTGCTAAAGAACAGGCTCCTGATGATTTAGGCGGAGAAGAATCCAATGATAATCAGCACCAAGAAAATCAATAA
- a CDS encoding tyrosine-type recombinase/integrase, producing the protein MQYECNTDFTIAKYTPYIKPRYVTREGTTVLYVRYNYNRTKRTLISTGYSIKPKHWDAKKRWIKRACPNYDEIDACLIKITSKLGEILTYAKINGINPTVEFVLLELKKNREYELRPNRVDIFDTLERYIIEKAPVVSADQIKDYRTLRKHLIAFREYSSQPITFHHLNLIFYNEFMDYLFYKVIKPDGSIGLLTNSAGKIVRLLKGFVNYQIDKGVIPPIDLKYFKVVEEETDAIYLSEKELSTIYELDLSDDKQLEEIRDVFITGCYTGLRYSDLSTLGPEHIDLDNGNINLKQRKVHKAVVIPMIDYVPEILKKYNYDLPKIPRYIFNERVKELGQRAKLKQKIEVVRKKGKEREKKVYEKWEMISSHTCRRSFCTNMYLSGFPAGELMRISGHKSPSAFMRYIKVDNLQAAKRLKELRAKLAK; encoded by the coding sequence TTGCAATACGAATGCAATACAGATTTTACTATCGCAAAATATACTCCATATATTAAACCCAGGTACGTCACTCGGGAAGGGACTACCGTCCTTTATGTTCGATATAACTACAATCGAACTAAGCGTACGCTTATCTCTACCGGCTATAGCATTAAACCGAAACATTGGGATGCTAAAAAGAGATGGATTAAGCGTGCATGTCCAAACTATGATGAGATCGATGCTTGTCTGATCAAAATTACATCTAAGCTTGGAGAAATTCTTACATACGCTAAAATAAACGGAATAAATCCAACTGTTGAATTTGTTTTACTTGAACTAAAAAAGAACAGGGAATATGAGTTACGGCCTAATCGAGTAGATATATTTGACACATTAGAAAGATATATTATAGAAAAAGCTCCAGTTGTTTCCGCAGACCAAATAAAAGACTACCGAACGCTACGTAAACATCTGATTGCTTTCAGAGAATATTCATCACAACCAATTACTTTTCATCATTTGAATCTCATATTCTACAATGAATTTATGGACTATTTGTTCTATAAAGTAATCAAGCCTGATGGAAGCATTGGTTTACTTACTAATTCTGCAGGAAAAATAGTACGCTTATTAAAAGGTTTTGTTAATTACCAAATAGATAAAGGGGTTATTCCTCCAATTGATCTGAAATATTTTAAGGTTGTGGAAGAAGAAACTGATGCTATTTATCTGAGTGAGAAAGAACTGTCAACAATATATGAGTTAGACTTGTCCGACGACAAGCAACTGGAAGAGATCAGAGATGTTTTTATTACCGGATGCTATACTGGGTTACGTTATAGCGACCTTTCTACATTAGGGCCAGAACATATTGACTTAGATAATGGAAATATAAATCTTAAACAGAGGAAAGTACATAAAGCAGTCGTAATCCCTATGATTGATTACGTGCCGGAAATACTCAAAAAATATAACTATGATTTGCCTAAAATACCTAGATACATATTTAATGAGAGAGTCAAAGAGCTGGGACAAAGAGCAAAATTAAAACAAAAGATTGAAGTTGTCCGCAAGAAAGGTAAGGAACGAGAAAAAAAAGTATATGAAAAGTGGGAGATGATCTCTTCTCATACTTGTCGACGATCGTTTTGCACAAATATGTATTTATCCGGTTTTCCTGCAGGAGAACTTATGCGTATATCCGGGCATAAAAGTCCATCTGCATTCATGCGATATATAAAGGTCGATAATCTACAGGCTGCAAAAAGACTAAAAGAGCTTCGAGCTAAACTAGCCAAGTAA
- a CDS encoding glutaminase domain-containing protein has protein sequence MKKLLTVMAFSVGLFANAQTDHFFKPVKEVALRTPSVPIIVSDPYFSIWSPYDKLMEGSTEHWTAAKKPLVGALRVDGKVYRFLGKDQVTLLPIAPMTNIERWEAAYTNSQPANGWQEFQFDDSNWKKGKAAFGSRDMPRIRTEWKGDNTDIYIRRTFELNDLDISENIHLIYSHDDVFELYLNGEKLVSTGLVWRDNVNLKLSDEAKKKLRKGKNVIAVHCHNTTGGSYVDFGLYREKKDAVTFDNEAIQKSVDVLATSTYYTFACGPVELDLVFTAPQLIDDLDLLSTPINYISYRVRPLDKKEHDVQFYMETTPVLAVNETTQPTVARTLSKNGISYVEAGTINQPICDRKGDLICADWGYVYLGSVNGTGKSVSLGDYSGMKESFVKNGTLASSKTKWITRKEENTPAMAYVHNLGTVAKDGKDGFMMIGYDDIYSIEYMYEKRMGYWKHDGKVTIFDAFEKLRDNYHSIMERCRALDELIYSDAEKAGGKKYAEICSAAYRQVISAHKLFTDKEGNLMWFSKENNSNGCINTVDLTYPSAPLFLIYNPDLEKAMMTSIFEYSASGRWNKPFAAHDLGTYPIANGQVYGGDMPIEESGNMVILTAAISKIEGNADYAKKYWDILTTWTNYLVEYGQDPENQLCTDDFAGHWAHNANLSVKAIMGVAGYSEMARMLGLNDVADKYAAIAKKMAVKWEEMANEGNHYRLAFDRKDTWSQKYNMVWDKLWNLNLFPNNVIGKEINYYLTKQNPYGLPLDSRKEYTKSDWIMWTAAMSPDKATFRKFSDPVYKYINETVSRVPISDWHHTDSGKWVGFRARSVIGGYWMKVLMDKAQNNQ, from the coding sequence ATGAAGAAACTACTAACAGTAATGGCCTTTTCAGTCGGTTTATTCGCTAATGCTCAAACCGACCACTTTTTTAAACCGGTAAAGGAAGTAGCGTTGCGTACTCCGTCAGTACCTATCATCGTTTCAGATCCTTACTTCTCTATTTGGTCTCCTTATGATAAATTGATGGAGGGAAGTACCGAACATTGGACTGCAGCTAAGAAGCCCTTAGTTGGGGCCTTGCGTGTAGACGGTAAAGTGTATCGCTTCCTAGGTAAAGATCAAGTGACTTTACTGCCTATTGCTCCCATGACAAATATAGAACGTTGGGAGGCTGCATATACTAACAGTCAACCTGCAAATGGATGGCAAGAATTCCAGTTTGATGATAGCAATTGGAAAAAAGGTAAAGCAGCTTTCGGTAGTCGCGATATGCCACGTATTCGCACAGAATGGAAAGGAGATAATACGGATATTTATATCCGACGTACATTTGAACTTAATGATTTGGATATATCGGAGAATATTCACCTTATTTATTCTCATGATGATGTATTCGAACTGTATTTGAATGGAGAAAAATTGGTTAGTACAGGTCTCGTATGGAGGGATAATGTAAACCTGAAGCTTTCAGATGAAGCCAAGAAAAAACTTCGTAAGGGAAAAAATGTGATAGCAGTGCATTGTCATAACACGACCGGAGGTTCTTATGTGGATTTCGGACTGTACCGGGAAAAGAAAGATGCGGTTACATTCGATAATGAAGCCATACAAAAGTCCGTAGATGTGTTAGCAACTTCTACTTATTATACATTCGCTTGTGGACCAGTCGAATTAGATCTTGTATTTACAGCACCTCAACTGATTGATGATTTGGATTTGCTGTCAACTCCTATTAATTATATATCCTATCGTGTGCGTCCTCTCGATAAAAAAGAGCATGATGTTCAATTCTATATGGAAACCACCCCGGTGCTGGCGGTAAATGAAACTACTCAGCCTACTGTTGCACGTACATTATCGAAAAACGGTATTAGTTACGTAGAAGCGGGTACCATAAATCAACCAATTTGTGATCGCAAAGGTGATTTGATCTGCGCAGATTGGGGATATGTTTATCTTGGTAGTGTAAATGGAACCGGAAAATCTGTAAGCTTGGGTGACTATAGCGGAATGAAAGAATCTTTTGTTAAAAATGGAACATTAGCTTCAAGTAAAACCAAATGGATTACTCGTAAAGAGGAAAATACTCCCGCAATGGCTTATGTTCATAATTTGGGAACTGTTGCAAAAGATGGTAAGGATGGTTTCATGATGATTGGTTATGATGACATTTATTCTATCGAATACATGTATGAAAAACGCATGGGCTATTGGAAACATGATGGTAAAGTAACTATTTTTGATGCTTTCGAAAAGTTGAGAGATAACTATCACTCCATTATGGAGCGTTGCCGTGCACTTGATGAACTTATTTATAGCGATGCAGAAAAAGCTGGTGGTAAGAAATATGCAGAGATATGTTCTGCTGCCTATCGTCAGGTCATTTCTGCACATAAGCTGTTCACGGATAAAGAGGGCAACCTGATGTGGTTCTCTAAAGAAAACAATAGTAATGGCTGTATCAATACCGTCGATCTGACTTATCCGTCCGCTCCTCTATTTTTGATCTATAATCCTGATTTAGAGAAGGCAATGATGACTAGCATCTTCGAATATAGCGCTAGTGGTCGTTGGAATAAACCTTTCGCAGCACATGATCTTGGAACTTATCCAATAGCGAACGGACAAGTTTATGGTGGTGATATGCCGATTGAAGAGAGTGGTAACATGGTGATTCTAACAGCAGCCATTTCCAAAATTGAAGGTAATGCAGATTATGCTAAGAAATATTGGGACATTTTGACAACATGGACCAATTATTTAGTAGAGTATGGACAGGACCCGGAGAACCAACTCTGCACGGATGACTTCGCCGGACATTGGGCTCATAATGCCAATCTTTCAGTAAAAGCCATCATGGGCGTAGCCGGATACAGTGAGATGGCTCGTATGCTCGGCCTGAATGATGTAGCTGACAAATATGCAGCGATAGCTAAGAAAATGGCGGTGAAATGGGAAGAAATGGCCAATGAAGGTAACCATTACCGTTTGGCTTTTGACCGAAAGGACACCTGGAGTCAAAAGTATAATATGGTTTGGGACAAGTTATGGAATTTGAATTTATTCCCTAACAATGTAATCGGGAAAGAGATTAACTACTATTTGACAAAACAGAACCCTTACGGACTTCCTTTGGACTCTCGCAAAGAATACACCAAATCCGACTGGATCATGTGGACGGCGGCTATGTCACCGGATAAGGCGACGTTCCGGAAATTCTCAGATCCTGTTTATAAATATATCAATGAAACAGTATCTCGTGTACCTATCAGTGACTGGCATCATACAGACAGTGGTAAGTGGGTTGGTTTCAGAGCACGTTCAGTGATTGGAGGATACTGGATGAAGGTGCTGATGGATAAAGCTCAGAATAATCAATAA
- a CDS encoding RagB/SusD family nutrient uptake outer membrane protein, with protein sequence MRNIYKLYIGVVLSVITVACTDKLDSDKYFKDRRSLEDVFTDKENTEEWLAHAYSFLNGYNLEVSMMLNTITNFADDIYFGGNSLDEYKTFKTGTYDEGYRHSWNESYKGIRQASIFIQNIDMNTEFTEEERADLKAQARFVRAYYYWLLLRKYGPVPLLPDEGVDYTSSYDDLAIQRSSYDKCVEYIESEMLLAAKDLPLIRAINQGARPTRGAALAARARALLYSASPINNPRPDDADKFSDMVDYDGNCLMSQEYNEYKWAKAAAAARDVMELPGENNGHRYELYYKKATNIAEPGYPATIPPYQDGDFSKKTWNEGGYSDIDPYESYRSVFNGALAMYQNPELIFSRGRNQGGNSLVEMVRLQMPRTLGNGSNAYGMTLKMCDAYYMYDGSEFNRQTFLDTCQVGKRFVTKKEGEAGTYPHLKKGVWKEYAWREPRFYASVSFNGCVWPLLKNAETVDYKNDVEKQVNYYYGINTDGFSGTGVYLRSGIGIMKYVHPDDTNRKEIKAKAEPAIRFAEILLIYAEALNELEDGASYDIPSWDGSTSYTIRRDINEMKKGIRDVRRRAGVPDYTMAEYQDRDVFRKKLKRERQIEFMGEGQRYFDLRRWKDAEVEESKKNYGCNFYMSDTEEQREQFYTPIEIADLPTAFSRKLYFWPISHDELKRNKRLTQNPGWTYND encoded by the coding sequence ATGAGAAATATATATAAACTGTATATTGGCGTTGTGTTGAGTGTGATTACTGTCGCTTGTACGGATAAACTCGACTCAGACAAATATTTCAAAGATCGTCGGTCTTTGGAGGATGTGTTCACTGATAAGGAAAACACAGAAGAATGGTTGGCACATGCCTACTCCTTTTTGAATGGATACAATTTAGAAGTATCTATGATGTTGAATACCATTACTAATTTTGCTGATGATATCTACTTCGGAGGTAATAGTCTGGATGAGTATAAGACATTCAAAACCGGTACTTATGATGAAGGCTACCGACATTCGTGGAATGAAAGTTATAAAGGTATCCGCCAGGCCTCTATCTTCATTCAAAATATTGATATGAACACGGAGTTTACCGAAGAGGAGAGGGCGGATTTGAAGGCACAAGCACGTTTTGTTCGTGCTTATTATTATTGGTTATTGTTGCGCAAATACGGTCCTGTACCTTTGCTGCCCGATGAGGGAGTGGATTATACTTCTAGTTATGATGATTTGGCCATTCAGCGTAGTTCATATGATAAATGTGTGGAATACATTGAGTCGGAAATGCTTTTAGCTGCCAAGGACTTGCCTTTGATTCGGGCTATTAATCAGGGGGCGCGTCCTACACGCGGAGCGGCATTGGCGGCTCGTGCCAGGGCGTTGTTGTATTCGGCAAGTCCTATCAATAATCCACGTCCGGATGATGCTGATAAGTTTTCGGATATGGTAGACTACGATGGAAATTGTTTAATGTCTCAAGAGTACAATGAATATAAGTGGGCAAAAGCAGCGGCAGCGGCCAGAGATGTAATGGAACTACCGGGAGAAAATAACGGACATCGTTATGAACTTTATTACAAAAAGGCTACTAACATTGCCGAACCCGGCTATCCTGCTACCATTCCTCCTTATCAGGATGGCGACTTTTCAAAAAAGACATGGAACGAAGGTGGTTATAGCGATATCGATCCTTACGAATCTTATCGATCGGTTTTCAACGGTGCATTAGCGATGTATCAGAATCCGGAATTGATTTTCAGCCGTGGACGTAACCAAGGGGGGAACAGTCTGGTTGAAATGGTGAGACTTCAAATGCCGAGAACATTGGGTAATGGAAGCAACGCTTATGGTATGACATTAAAGATGTGTGACGCTTACTATATGTATGATGGCTCGGAGTTTAACCGCCAAACCTTTTTGGATACCTGTCAGGTTGGAAAACGTTTTGTGACCAAGAAGGAAGGAGAAGCAGGAACGTATCCTCATTTAAAGAAGGGGGTGTGGAAAGAGTATGCATGGCGTGAGCCTCGTTTCTACGCTTCTGTTTCGTTTAATGGTTGCGTATGGCCTTTACTGAAAAATGCAGAGACGGTTGATTATAAGAATGACGTTGAGAAACAAGTCAACTATTATTATGGTATCAATACTGACGGTTTCTCTGGTACTGGTGTTTATTTGCGATCTGGGATCGGTATCATGAAGTATGTGCATCCGGACGATACGAATCGTAAGGAAATCAAAGCGAAAGCAGAACCTGCCATTCGTTTTGCCGAAATTCTGTTGATCTACGCTGAAGCTTTGAATGAACTGGAAGATGGAGCTTCATACGACATTCCATCATGGGATGGCTCTACTAGTTATACTATTAGGCGTGACATTAATGAAATGAAAAAAGGTATCAGGGATGTACGTCGTCGTGCAGGTGTTCCCGATTATACAATGGCAGAATATCAAGACCGGGATGTATTTCGTAAGAAATTGAAACGTGAACGTCAGATTGAATTTATGGGTGAAGGGCAGCGTTATTTCGATTTACGTAGATGGAAAGATGCAGAAGTGGAAGAATCCAAGAAAAATTATGGATGCAATTTCTATATGTCGGATACAGAGGAACAGAGAGAACAATTCTATACGCCAATTGAAATTGCAGACTTGCCAACTGCTTTCTCGCGTAAACTCTATTTTTGGCCTATCAGCCACGATGAGTTGAAACGTAATAAACGGTTAACGCAGAACCCGGGATGGACGTACAATGATTAA
- a CDS encoding SusC/RagA family TonB-linked outer membrane protein codes for MRIKEFITICLLLVSVSLFAQEKTIEVTGVVTDTNKEPLVGVNVTVKDKPGLGAITDINGRYKIKIEEFSRLVFSYIGFDTQEMLVKRQSLVNISMKETEAREIDEVVITGTGAQRKLTVTGAVTNVDVEVLKSNPSANLSNALAGNVSGVLAMQTSGQPGVNTSEFWIRGISTFGANSSALVLVDGFERDLDEINIEDIESFTVLKDASTTAIYGPRGANGVVLITTKHGKEGKIKINAKVETSYNARTITPEFADGYSYAMLMNEAQITRNQERIYQDDEMELLRLGLDPDLYPNVDWMDVLLKDGAMTYRANLNMSGGGSTARYFVSLSYVNEEGMYKTDDAMREDYNTNPSSQRWNYRLNTDIDVTKTTLVKVGVSGSLKKRNAPGQGSNVWTSLMGQNPVSIPVMYSNGYIPAHGVEDNRKNPWVLATQTGYKEIWNNKIQTNISLEQKLDFITKGLRFEGRFGFDTNNQSEINRIRMPETWRAQRERDDAGNLIFKQQSAEKPMEQTSSSTGERREFLEAYLQYNRAFHAHHIGGTLKYSQDAYRTTVDIGTDVKNGIAKRHMGLAGRASYNWNYRYFADFNFGYNGSENFADGHRFGFFPAFSLAWNIAEEKFVKKHLKWMNMFKLRYSYGKVGNDKMDVRFPYLYTIKDDGSGWTWSDYGSPDNVYTGMMYTQLASNNVTWEIATKHDAGVDLSLFNDKVTATVDYFHEQRDGIYMERKYLPGIVGVNSNPKANVGSVLSKGFDGNFAYKQKIGKVNLTVRGNFTYSKNEILEKDEMNAVYPYQKEAGYRVNQAKGLIAVGLFKDYDDIRNSPQQTVWGKVQPGDIKYKDVNGDGVVNDGDRVAVGATTKPNLIYGFGISAQWKGVDFNAHFQGAGKSSFFIDGPTVYAFSGSQWGNVLTNLVRDRYVDAETAVTLGIPANENPNASYPRLSYGGNDNNYRASTFWLRDGSYLRLKTLEVGYTLPKSIVSKMRFSKIRVFFIGTNLLTFAKFKEWDPEMGSTNGEKYPLAKTFTLGLTVNI; via the coding sequence ATGAGAATAAAAGAATTTATTACGATTTGCCTGTTATTAGTCTCTGTTTCCCTTTTTGCTCAAGAGAAGACGATTGAGGTAACAGGAGTCGTGACGGACACGAATAAAGAACCATTGGTTGGTGTCAATGTAACAGTGAAAGATAAACCAGGTTTGGGAGCGATAACAGATATCAACGGGCGTTACAAAATTAAAATTGAGGAATTTTCTCGTTTGGTATTTTCGTATATTGGTTTTGATACGCAAGAGATGTTGGTGAAACGCCAGAGTTTGGTAAATATATCGATGAAAGAAACGGAGGCTAGGGAAATTGATGAGGTTGTAATTACAGGAACTGGAGCACAGAGAAAATTGACAGTGACAGGTGCAGTGACGAATGTAGATGTAGAAGTACTAAAGTCAAATCCTTCAGCAAATCTTTCTAATGCATTAGCTGGAAATGTATCAGGTGTTCTTGCTATGCAGACTTCCGGACAACCAGGTGTGAATACTTCAGAATTCTGGATCCGTGGTATATCTACTTTTGGTGCTAACAGCTCTGCATTGGTTCTCGTTGATGGTTTCGAACGCGATTTGGATGAAATCAATATTGAAGATATTGAATCTTTTACTGTGTTGAAAGATGCTTCTACAACAGCTATTTATGGTCCTCGTGGTGCTAATGGTGTAGTGTTGATTACTACTAAACATGGTAAAGAAGGTAAGATCAAGATCAATGCTAAAGTGGAGACCTCTTATAATGCACGTACTATTACACCGGAATTTGCGGACGGCTATAGTTACGCCATGTTGATGAATGAAGCACAGATTACTCGTAATCAAGAGAGAATTTATCAAGATGATGAAATGGAACTCCTGCGATTGGGACTTGATCCGGATTTATATCCGAATGTAGACTGGATGGATGTGTTGTTGAAAGACGGAGCCATGACTTATCGTGCCAATTTGAATATGAGTGGCGGTGGTAGTACAGCACGTTATTTCGTATCGTTGAGTTATGTGAATGAAGAAGGAATGTACAAAACGGATGATGCTATGCGTGAGGATTATAATACTAATCCTAGCAGTCAGCGTTGGAATTATCGTTTGAATACAGATATTGATGTAACAAAGACTACTCTTGTAAAAGTGGGTGTATCCGGTTCATTAAAGAAGCGTAATGCACCGGGACAAGGTTCTAATGTATGGACTTCATTAATGGGGCAGAATCCGGTCAGTATTCCTGTCATGTATTCTAATGGTTATATTCCTGCACACGGGGTAGAAGATAATCGTAAGAATCCTTGGGTACTTGCCACACAGACTGGATATAAAGAAATCTGGAATAATAAAATTCAGACAAATATATCTTTGGAGCAAAAGCTGGACTTTATTACCAAAGGTTTGCGTTTTGAAGGTCGCTTTGGATTTGATACGAACAATCAGAGTGAAATAAACCGGATAAGAATGCCGGAAACCTGGCGCGCCCAAAGAGAACGCGATGATGCCGGAAACCTGATCTTCAAGCAACAAAGTGCCGAGAAACCGATGGAACAGACTAGTTCCTCTACCGGTGAGCGCCGTGAATTTTTAGAAGCCTATCTGCAATATAATCGTGCATTTCATGCACATCATATAGGTGGGACATTGAAATATAGTCAGGATGCTTACCGAACTACAGTCGATATTGGAACAGACGTAAAAAATGGTATTGCCAAGCGTCACATGGGATTGGCGGGGCGTGCTAGTTATAACTGGAATTATCGTTATTTTGCCGACTTCAATTTTGGCTATAATGGTTCAGAAAATTTTGCTGACGGACATCGTTTCGGCTTTTTCCCCGCTTTTTCTTTGGCTTGGAACATAGCGGAAGAGAAGTTTGTTAAGAAACATCTGAAATGGATGAATATGTTCAAATTACGTTACTCCTATGGTAAGGTTGGTAATGATAAGATGGACGTACGTTTCCCTTACTTGTATACTATCAAGGATGATGGGAGTGGCTGGACTTGGAGTGATTATGGCTCTCCGGACAATGTATATACGGGAATGATGTATACGCAGTTGGCCTCCAACAATGTCACTTGGGAAATTGCAACCAAGCACGATGCGGGTGTGGACCTATCCTTATTCAATGATAAAGTTACGGCTACTGTAGACTATTTCCATGAGCAGCGTGATGGCATCTATATGGAACGTAAATATCTACCGGGTATTGTGGGAGTGAATAGTAATCCGAAAGCCAATGTCGGCAGTGTTCTGTCGAAAGGTTTTGACGGTAACTTTGCTTACAAGCAAAAGATAGGAAAGGTCAATCTGACAGTTCGCGGTAATTTTACTTACAGCAAAAACGAGATTTTGGAGAAAGATGAAATGAATGCGGTTTACCCTTATCAAAAGGAGGCTGGGTACCGGGTGAATCAGGCAAAGGGGCTAATTGCTGTGGGACTGTTCAAGGATTACGATGATATACGCAATAGTCCTCAGCAGACTGTATGGGGAAAAGTACAACCGGGTGATATCAAATATAAAGATGTCAATGGAGATGGTGTTGTTAATGACGGAGACAGAGTGGCTGTTGGTGCGACAACTAAGCCGAATTTAATTTATGGTTTTGGTATCTCTGCACAATGGAAAGGTGTCGATTTCAATGCACATTTCCAAGGGGCAGGCAAGTCTTCGTTTTTTATTGATGGTCCTACTGTATATGCCTTTAGTGGTAGTCAGTGGGGAAATGTTCTGACGAATTTGGTGCGAGATCGCTATGTTGATGCGGAAACTGCAGTCACATTGGGCATTCCGGCCAATGAGAATCCGAACGCTTCGTATCCGAGACTTAGCTATGGAGGAAATGATAATAACTATAGAGCTTCCACTTTCTGGCTCAGAGACGGTTCTTATTTGCGCTTGAAAACATTGGAAGTTGGTTATACCTTACCGAAATCAATCGTGAGCAAGATGCGGTTTAGCAAAATACGCGTATTTTTTATCGGTACAAACCTCTTGACGTTTGCCAAATTTAAAGAATGGGATCCGGAAATGGGAAGTACTAACGGAGAGAAGTATCCGCTTGCCAAGACATTTACTTTAGGATTGACTGTAAATATCTAA